CTCCACCTTGCCCGTCATACCCGCCACAACCGCCAGATTCTTTCGGCAATCGGCATTGTCAGGTTGTTGCCGTAATGCCTTTTGAAAAGCCATTCCCGCCTGTTTCATCGCCTGAACTCGACGTTCCGCCAGAGCGGGATCCGGCGGAGTAGCAGCGTTTTCCATCATGGGCGCAGAACCGGTCGCAAACAGGGCACACCCAAGATTATAGGCAGCCATTGCCCCCAAGTCCCCTTCCCCTCCTGTCAGACTCCGAAAGATATCACCCGCCTCTTCTGTCTTCCCGGCCTTGAGCAAGGCACAGCCCGCATTGTAGAGGTAGTCATCCCGATTAGCCTGAGCTGCCGTTTTGGCAGCCACCTGATAAGCCGCCGCGGAGCCTTCATAGTCACCCGCCAGGTAAAGCCGTTGGGCCACACGGGCGCCGTCCCGCCCCACAGGGACATGGGCCACTAAATTGCTAACCGGCAAAATGGCCATTGCAGAATTGGTTTCAGCTTGAAGGGGAGATCCGGCCATCAACAATAACACAAGGGTAGTAACCGTTGCCGGCAAAGGTGGTGGCTTTATCGGAGCAGTTCCGTCATGTACAGCCTTAGCGACCGGTCGCGCCCGTCCTGCAATCCGTCCACGACTCAGAAAAGCGACAGCTAAAAATAGCAGCACCGCAGGGAAAAGAAATATCTGATAGCGTTCAACATATCGGCGCTGCGAGGACTCTTCAAGGTCACGGGCGGAGATTCGGCTCAAATGATTCCGATAGAGATCCCCGAGCTTGACGTTTGCCAAACCAACCGGGACATAAGCCCCCCCCGTGACTTCAGCGATCTCGCGCAGAAGACTGTTATTTAATTTCGACACTACTTCCTGCCCCTGATAACTCAGGGCCTGTTTTTTATCGGTTGAGGATGGGATAGTTGCCCCTTCACTACTCCCAAATCCCACTGTAAATACAACCACACCTTTCTCCTTGGCCTTAGTCGCAGCCTCCATGGCTTTTCCTGCCAGATCATCGCCATCCGTAATCAGGATAATCGCCTTATGAGCGCCGCCTTCATCTTCAAAGTTTTGAAGAGCTTCAGTAATAGCCCCGCCAATATCGGTTTCGCCAGCAGGCGCCGAGTCCACGCCCGTTCCTTCCAAGGTCTGAGCCATAAACCCATAATCTGTTGTCAGGGGGCACAACAAAACGGATCGGCCACGAAAAGCGAGAAGCCCAACCCGATCGCCTCGCAGTTCTTTGATCAGATCCAGCAGATCCACCTTGGCGCGCCCCAGGCGGCTGGGATGAACATCACGGGCAAGCATGGAACGCGATACATCGAGCAACACCATCAAGTCGCGCCCACGTTGATACACGGTCTCATCTTGCACACCCCATTGTGGCCTAGCAGCAGCTATCAGTGTCAGGATAAGCCCAGGCATGAGCAGGGAAAGCTGCCATAACCGCCGGGCCGTAGCAGGAGCTGGCGCCAATTTAGCGGCCATTGCCGCTGAAACCAACGACTGGTCGCTCCTCCGTCTCTCGGCAAGGACATGCCAGGCCACCCCGATGACCGGAACGATCCATATCAGGAAGAGAACCCCGGGATATTGAAATTGCACATTCATAGGATATTCTTGCCTAACCAGGCGTTAATGACAGCCCCCAACACCAGCAAACTCAGACCAGCGATCAGAAAAGCGGGAAAATGCTCGTCGTACTTATTGAAAAGCTCGGTGTTAATCGTTGTCTTTTCAAGTTTACTGATGGCGACCATAGTCTGATCCAACCCCTTGGCGTCCGTGACGTTGAAATATTTCCCACCGGTAGTGGAGGCGATCGAGCGCAGTTGCTCCTCATCCAGCCTCACTTCCGCATTGACGACCGTTTGACGTCCGAATATGTCACGTGCCAGAAACGGCGCACGACCCGTGGTGCCAACCCCAATGGTATAAATCTTGATCCCCATGGTTTTGGCAGCCTTGGCCGCCTCCTCAGGCTTGATAAGGCCGGTGTTGGATTCGCCATCTGACAGCAAAACCATAATTTTTGATTTTACCCCGGCCTCATCCAGCCGGCTGCAACCCGTAGCCAGCGCATCACCGATGGCCGTCAACATCTCCTCCTGATTCAGCAACTGCCCCTCTTTGCTGAACTGCTCGCGGGCAATCTCAACACCCTTCAGACTATGCAACAGGGCAGAGTGATCCAGGGTCAACGGAACCCGACTGGACGCAAACCCGCCGAAGGTCACCAGTCCGATTAAATCCCCCGGGCGTTGTTGCACAAACTTACCGAAGGTCTCCTTGACCACATCCAGGCGGGTACGCTGCTTGTCCTGCGTGGCAAAGTCCAGTGCCTGCATGGAGCCCGAGCAATCAACCACCATCTGAATGGCAATGGCATCCGACGTCCGCAACGTTCTTGAAAAAATGGCCTGGGGCCGGGCCAGGGCGATAATCAAAAGCGCCAGTCCGGTCAATACCAACAGGGGAGCCACGGGCAGGATCCGTGTCCGCCAGGTTTGCCGCTTTTCCGGCAAGCGCTGAAACGCCGAAAACAGTAACGCCTGCCGTACTCTGCGCCGCAAAACAAACCACCCTGCGGCGGCAAGTGCCAAAAACAGAAGCAGATAATATGGACTACCAAGGTGCATGCTATATTGGAGATTGGAGATTGGAGATTGGAGATTCAGAAGAATCCGTTTCAATGTAATTTTTTGCGGTGGACGTAGCGGCTCCAACTGAAGCTATATCCGGGTGAACACCGGCATACTTCACCAGATCTGCGGCCTGCATGAATTTACGTAAGCGCCTGACCACATCTGGTGAAAATCGAACATCAGAACTGACGGCGGCTAGAAATTCTTCAGTAGTTTGTTCCGGGGCGCGAATAGCGTGAGCCCGCTCAATATAAGTTCTTACAATCATCGTCAGTTCAAAATAAAACTCTTTAACCTGATTATGGCCAACCAAATCCCGGGCCATCAATTCAGCCAGCTCGAATAGCGCACGTTCCCTTGGAGACATACGGCGGAGTTGAACGGCGCGACGTATTTTCCGGAACAACCGCCAGGCAAGATAGCCCAGTGCTGCGACGCCCAACGCGATAAGCGTGTATCCGATAAAGCCCTTAAGCCCCGGATAAATCCATACTGGCCCCCGGGCAGCGGCAATATCCTTGCCGGGCGCCTCCTTCTGAAGCGCTTCAGACGCCAATACCACCGGCTTTGTCGGGAACCACTGTGCTGCTCCACTTACAGGGTCTTTCCACGTAACGGCCATAGGGGCAATCCGATATTCATCTGAAATCTGAGGTGTTAGCCGTACGTTCCGGGTTCGCACCCATTTTCCCCCTAAAATTTTAGCTGGCCCATCATAATTACCCGACACCGTGAATCCTTTCACGCGGGTTTCCAGAGGAGGGATTTTGACAGCCACATTCGTTGGTGAAGTGATGAGGAACGCCAGTAGGATATCACGATCAAGCCGAACCACGGGCGGGTCAAAAGACAAGGAAACCGAAACCGGACCCAGGGAGTTATCCGAAATCAGAGGACCGCTGGTGGGACCCTCAGAAAAAACGGACTGGCAGGCAACGATCAACAGTCCCAGCCCTAACCCGCCAACCAGATTATTGTGCAGGCTCGTTTTCATCCCCGTGCCGCCCTCAACTGACGCTGCCGGAACAACTTATGAATATCATCAATAAACGGTCGCTCCGTAGAGAGGTTAAGCGCATCGATTTTATTTTTCCGGAACATTCTGTTCAGCGCATCGGCCTCTTTTGCGGCTTTCTCCCTAAAGGCGTTCCGAAGAAGGGGCGAGGAGGTGTCCAGCAACTCAAGTTCCCCCGTTTCGGGATCCTGAACCTCAACCAACCCGACATTAGGCAATTCCATCTCTCGAGGATCGGCAATATTTACACAAACCACATCATGTCGCCGTCCTGTCACCCGCAGTTCACGCTCAAACCCACAATCCATAAAGTCCGACATGATAAATACTACCGACCGCCGTTTCTGGATCTGATTCAAATACCGGAGGGCACTTGCCAGATCGGTACCCCGCCGCGTCTCCTCGGCGGCAAGTACTTCGCGCACCAGCCTCATGACGGCAGTCCGACCTTTGCGCGGGGGAATGGAGGCCTCAATCCTGTCACTGAACAGAATTAACCCCACTTTGTCCTGGTTTTTGATGGCGGACAGGGCAAACAGGCAGGTCACCTCAGCCGCTAATTCCGCCTTGGCTCGCTGGCCGGATCCAAACGATTGGGACCCAGACACATCCACCAGAAACATAACGGTTAACTCCCGTTCTTCACAGAAGCGCTTGATAAAAGGCACGCCCATCCGAGCGGTGACATTCCAATCAATGGAGCGAATGTCATCCCCAGGAACATATTCCCGCACTTCGTCAAATTCGATCCCCTGCCCTTTGAATACCGAGTGATATTCACCGGAGAGATGCTCATCGACAAGCCGATTGGTAACCAAGCGGATCTTACCCACCTGCTTCATCAATTCTTTGACGTTAATAGCCATTTTAATGAGTTATCAGTGATTTGTTATGAGTTATTGGGTTATCTGTTCTGACCCCCTCATTACAAATAACCATTAACCAATAACCGTTTCTTACGGCACCGGGATCTCGTTCAGGATTTTGGCGATGATATCTTCGCTCTTCATGTTTTCGGCCTCAGCCTCATAGGTCAGAATCAAGCGATGCCGGAGAACATCATACGCAATCTCCTTGACGTCCTGCGGCGTGGCATAGGCGCGACCATGAAGCAAGGCATTGGCACGGGCGGCAATGTTCATATACAAACTGGCACGGGGCGAACCGCCATACTGGATAAGGTGTCCGATATCGAGTTTGTAATCCGCTGGCTTCCGCGTGGCAAAGACGATATCCAGAATATAATCAGCAACCTTCTCATCACAGTAAACCTGATCCAGAATATTGCGGATATCAAGAATCTGCTGCCCAGACATCATGGAATTGATTTTGATATCCGATTTCCGGGTAAAGCGATGCATAATGCGGCGCTCATCATCCTTGGACGGATAATCCACACGGCACTTGAGCATGAATCGATCAATCTGGGCTTCAGGCAACGGATAGGTTCCCTCCTGCTCCAGAGGATTCTGGGTTGCCATCACCATAAAAGGTTCGGGCAAGGGATAAGTTTTATCACCGATGGTCACCTGATGTTCCTGCATGGCTTCCAAAAGAGCCGATTGCACCTTGGCTGGGGCACGATTGATTTCA
The nucleotide sequence above comes from bacterium. Encoded proteins:
- a CDS encoding VWA domain-containing protein, whose protein sequence is MNVQFQYPGVLFLIWIVPVIGVAWHVLAERRRSDQSLVSAAMAAKLAPAPATARRLWQLSLLMPGLILTLIAAARPQWGVQDETVYQRGRDLMVLLDVSRSMLARDVHPSRLGRAKVDLLDLIKELRGDRVGLLAFRGRSVLLCPLTTDYGFMAQTLEGTGVDSAPAGETDIGGAITEALQNFEDEGGAHKAIILITDGDDLAGKAMEAATKAKEKGVVVFTVGFGSSEGATIPSSTDKKQALSYQGQEVVSKLNNSLLREIAEVTGGAYVPVGLANVKLGDLYRNHLSRISARDLEESSQRRYVERYQIFLFPAVLLFLAVAFLSRGRIAGRARPVAKAVHDGTAPIKPPPLPATVTTLVLLLMAGSPLQAETNSAMAILPVSNLVAHVPVGRDGARVAQRLYLAGDYEGSAAAYQVAAKTAAQANRDDYLYNAGCALLKAGKTEEAGDIFRSLTGGEGDLGAMAAYNLGCALFATGSAPMMENAATPPDPALAERRVQAMKQAGMAFQKALRQQPDNADCRKNLAVVAGMTGKVEEQAKIIRLMAEHGQAQPGALADLMLLQQRKLIQDIPAAFTNTTPALIDFLESIAAEQDRTADLMIPLKGKLLQALSPSKSNNTNAPQQIAQVNAFAESIRDNMFEVAKALRNLDRESYAPALKAEAAVYTLWKGISGYQQLLREDIQRQTNAITLTSPMITGVPPGADELKQGIKAQQVEALDLTAIFKQRFEQEVPPEGISRPVQQTSTNAAAKGTNEVEQILSPEDRKKIIDLADKAISLQTAAESAINTALMDSLAQQRSAYAVLKEIEALLPKDKKSQDNQQQNQQQQDQQKQEPQPPKDQKQDKPKDQKPPQKQEDKKEQMSPEELKRLLDKAKQREKEHEQEKRERDSYVPLSPTERDW
- a CDS encoding VWA domain-containing protein; its protein translation is MHLGSPYYLLLFLALAAAGWFVLRRRVRQALLFSAFQRLPEKRQTWRTRILPVAPLLVLTGLALLIIALARPQAIFSRTLRTSDAIAIQMVVDCSGSMQALDFATQDKQRTRLDVVKETFGKFVQQRPGDLIGLVTFGGFASSRVPLTLDHSALLHSLKGVEIAREQFSKEGQLLNQEEMLTAIGDALATGCSRLDEAGVKSKIMVLLSDGESNTGLIKPEEAAKAAKTMGIKIYTIGVGTTGRAPFLARDIFGRQTVVNAEVRLDEEQLRSIASTTGGKYFNVTDAKGLDQTMVAISKLEKTTINTELFNKYDEHFPAFLIAGLSLLVLGAVINAWLGKNIL
- a CDS encoding DUF58 domain-containing protein; translation: MAINVKELMKQVGKIRLVTNRLVDEHLSGEYHSVFKGQGIEFDEVREYVPGDDIRSIDWNVTARMGVPFIKRFCEERELTVMFLVDVSGSQSFGSGQRAKAELAAEVTCLFALSAIKNQDKVGLILFSDRIEASIPPRKGRTAVMRLVREVLAAEETRRGTDLASALRYLNQIQKRRSVVFIMSDFMDCGFERELRVTGRRHDVVCVNIADPREMELPNVGLVEVQDPETGELELLDTSSPLLRNAFREKAAKEADALNRMFRKNKIDALNLSTERPFIDDIHKLFRQRQLRAARG
- a CDS encoding MoxR family ATPase: MSTDITATANVINDQKEIVDSVRQEVNKVLVGQERLLDRMLIALISNGHLLIEGVPGLAKTTAIKTMSMALGLKFQRISFTPDLLPADVIGTMVFNPREGTFTPRLGPIFTNLLLADEINRAPAKVQSALLEAMQEHQVTIGDKTYPLPEPFMVMATQNPLEQEGTYPLPEAQIDRFMLKCRVDYPSKDDERRIMHRFTRKSDIKINSMMSGQQILDIRNILDQVYCDEKVADYILDIVFATRKPADYKLDIGHLIQYGGSPRASLYMNIAARANALLHGRAYATPQDVKEIAYDVLRHRLILTYEAEAENMKSEDIIAKILNEIPVP